The following proteins come from a genomic window of Yinghuangia sp. ASG 101:
- a CDS encoding acyl-CoA dehydrogenase family protein, with protein MPATRTLPTPEAVDLIGLTRKLAEKELAPRVTEAEAEERFPREVFRTLGRAGLLGLPYPEEYGGGGQPYEVYLQVLEEIAAVWSSVAVGVSVHALSCFGLAAFGTEEQKNAWLPDMLGGELLGAYCLSEAHAGSDPAAMRTRAVRDGDEYVLNGAKAWTTHGGYADFYTVMARTSDERSRAISCFLVPADTPGLVADPPERKMGLTGSATATVRLENVRVPADRRIGEEGDGLKIAFAALDCGRLGIAAVATGLAQGALDQALRYARERETFGQPIIDHQGLSFLLADMAAAVRVSHATTTTAAMLKDQGLPFTYEASIAKLVATDNAMKVTTDAVQVLGGYGYTRDFPVERYMREAKVMQIFEGTNQIQRLIIGRALKSDTRGALRIRQ; from the coding sequence ATGCCTGCCACCCGAACGCTCCCCACGCCCGAGGCCGTCGACCTGATCGGCCTGACCCGCAAGCTCGCCGAGAAGGAACTCGCGCCCCGCGTCACCGAGGCGGAGGCCGAGGAGCGCTTCCCGCGCGAGGTCTTCCGCACGCTCGGCCGCGCGGGGCTGCTGGGCCTGCCGTATCCGGAGGAGTACGGCGGGGGCGGCCAGCCGTACGAGGTCTACCTTCAGGTGCTGGAGGAGATCGCCGCGGTGTGGTCCAGCGTCGCGGTCGGCGTCTCCGTCCACGCGCTGTCGTGCTTCGGCCTGGCCGCCTTCGGCACCGAGGAGCAGAAGAACGCCTGGCTGCCCGACATGCTCGGCGGCGAACTCCTGGGCGCGTACTGCCTGTCCGAGGCACACGCCGGGTCCGACCCGGCGGCGATGCGCACGCGCGCCGTGCGGGACGGCGACGAATATGTCCTCAACGGCGCGAAGGCCTGGACGACGCACGGCGGGTACGCGGACTTCTACACCGTCATGGCCCGCACCTCCGACGAGCGCTCGCGGGCGATCTCGTGCTTCCTGGTCCCGGCGGACACCCCCGGGCTGGTCGCCGACCCGCCCGAGCGCAAGATGGGCCTGACCGGGTCGGCGACCGCCACCGTGCGCCTGGAGAACGTGCGCGTCCCCGCCGACCGCCGCATCGGCGAGGAGGGTGACGGCCTCAAGATCGCCTTCGCGGCACTCGACTGCGGGCGCCTCGGCATCGCGGCGGTCGCCACCGGGCTCGCGCAGGGCGCGCTCGACCAGGCGCTGCGCTACGCCCGCGAGCGGGAGACCTTCGGGCAGCCGATCATCGACCACCAGGGCCTGTCGTTCCTGCTCGCGGACATGGCCGCCGCCGTCCGCGTCTCCCACGCGACCACGACCACCGCCGCGATGCTCAAGGACCAGGGCCTGCCCTTCACCTACGAGGCCTCCATCGCCAAACTCGTCGCCACCGACAACGCCATGAAGGTCACGACCGACGCCGTCCAGGTCCTGGGCGGCTACGGCTACACCCGCGACTTCCCGGTCGAGCGCTACATGCGCGAGGCCAAGGTCATGCAGATCTTCGAGGGCACCAACCAGATCCAACGCCTGATCATCGGCCGCGCCCTCAAATCCGACACCCGAGGCGCACTCCGCATACGGCAGTAG
- a CDS encoding DUF2889 domain-containing protein, translating to MTTHPIALHPRRGTHDPLPTSPPRVPGSVRRTASVEAVRPDGLRGRVILTGRGRDLVTGADGVGRVAGSAGFTMEVGYLTSRTVDTITSDPEIPGLDGLRGAVAGPGFRARLNEIAPAERDARSLLYLLLDDVPGAALVSGYAIIAGGERVKAQRVARHPAADQCAGWASDATIMLEINSGGNTPVPTGPVSPPLSDDADPIAWHELPDLPPHGMRRHRRLDVAPSSDGLLTVDQHFRDMHVSGEGRATVLHEYEVHARVEPGTWRVVDIEAVPRVLPWVECPAAVASARRLIGRSLADVRTEVREEFRGTSTCTHLNDQLRSLADVVSIADLMPT from the coding sequence GTGACCACGCACCCCATCGCGCTGCACCCCCGGCGCGGGACCCACGACCCCCTGCCGACGTCGCCGCCGCGCGTGCCAGGGTCCGTGCGGCGGACCGCGAGCGTCGAGGCGGTGCGTCCCGACGGGCTGCGCGGACGCGTCATTCTCACCGGTCGCGGGCGTGACCTGGTGACCGGCGCGGACGGTGTCGGCCGGGTCGCCGGGAGCGCCGGATTCACGATGGAGGTCGGGTACCTCACCTCGCGCACCGTCGACACCATCACGTCCGATCCCGAGATCCCCGGGCTGGACGGGCTGCGCGGCGCGGTCGCCGGGCCCGGCTTCCGCGCCCGGCTCAACGAGATCGCGCCGGCCGAGCGCGACGCCCGCTCGCTGCTGTATCTGTTGCTCGACGACGTCCCGGGCGCGGCGCTGGTGTCCGGGTACGCGATCATCGCGGGCGGCGAGCGGGTCAAGGCCCAACGCGTGGCCCGGCATCCGGCGGCCGACCAGTGTGCGGGCTGGGCGTCCGATGCCACGATCATGCTGGAGATCAACAGCGGCGGGAACACGCCCGTCCCCACCGGCCCGGTGTCTCCCCCGCTGTCGGACGACGCGGACCCGATCGCGTGGCACGAACTGCCCGACCTGCCGCCGCACGGTATGCGCAGGCACCGGCGCCTGGACGTCGCGCCGTCCTCTGATGGGCTTTTGACGGTCGATCAGCACTTTCGCGACATGCACGTTTCCGGCGAGGGCCGGGCCACGGTCCTGCACGAGTACGAGGTGCACGCCCGCGTCGAGCCCGGCACGTGGCGCGTGGTCGACATCGAGGCCGTGCCGCGCGTCCTGCCGTGGGTGGAGTGCCCGGCGGCGGTCGCCAGCGCCCGGCGGCTGATCGGCCGCTCCCTCGCGGACGTCCGCACCGAGGTCCGCGAGGAGTTCCGCGGGACGTCGACATGCACACACCTGAACGACCAACTGCGGTCACTGGCCGACGTGGTGTCGATCGCGGACCTGATGCCGACCTGA
- a CDS encoding SDR family oxidoreductase, which produces MSLFDAFRFDGKRVLVVGGATGMGAAAAELAVSAGAEVVVMDFAEVKLSGVQGIHVNLADAASIDAAVTECGGRVDVLLSCAGVADGTPGIEKINFVGHRYLIDRLLADGMLPRGSSIGFISSAAGLGWEGNLPELQEFLAVTDFDAASKWAVEHDKANYMFTKQAVCAYVASQAMPLLKQGIRINAICPGPTDTPLAQSNKETWLGFGTDYRAEVGTQPSTPLEQAYPLLFLCSDAARAINGITLLADAGYFSSGISGSFPSATPIAKFMMGRA; this is translated from the coding sequence ATGAGTCTGTTCGACGCGTTCCGGTTCGACGGCAAGCGGGTTCTCGTGGTCGGCGGTGCGACGGGTATGGGCGCGGCGGCGGCCGAGCTTGCGGTCAGCGCCGGCGCCGAGGTCGTGGTCATGGATTTCGCCGAGGTCAAGCTCTCCGGTGTCCAGGGCATCCACGTCAACCTCGCCGACGCCGCCTCGATCGACGCGGCCGTCACCGAGTGCGGTGGACGCGTGGACGTCCTGCTGTCGTGCGCGGGCGTGGCCGACGGCACACCGGGCATCGAGAAGATCAACTTCGTCGGTCACCGGTACCTGATCGACCGCCTGCTCGCCGACGGCATGCTGCCGCGCGGCTCCTCGATCGGCTTCATCTCGTCGGCGGCCGGCCTCGGCTGGGAGGGGAACCTTCCGGAGCTCCAGGAGTTCCTGGCCGTCACCGACTTCGACGCGGCGTCGAAGTGGGCGGTGGAGCACGACAAGGCCAACTACATGTTCACCAAGCAGGCGGTCTGCGCGTACGTCGCGTCGCAGGCGATGCCGCTGCTCAAGCAGGGCATCCGGATCAACGCGATCTGCCCGGGCCCGACGGACACGCCGCTCGCGCAGTCCAACAAGGAGACCTGGCTCGGCTTCGGCACCGACTACCGCGCCGAGGTCGGCACGCAGCCGTCGACGCCGCTGGAGCAGGCGTACCCGCTGCTGTTCCTGTGCAGCGACGCCGCGCGGGCGATCAACGGCATCACGCTGCTCGCCGACGCCGGGTACTTCAGCTCCGGCATCAGCGGCTCCTTCCCGTCCGCGACCCCCATCGCCAAGTTCATGATGGGCCGCGCCTGA
- a CDS encoding CaiB/BaiF CoA transferase family protein: MSPHHETGPLAGLRVLELAGLGPAPHAAMVLADLGAEVVRVERPAGRGLRIGPPGAKDAVLRGRRSVFADLKQPEGRALVLALAARADVLIEGLRPGVAERLGVGPDNCAKENPALVYARITGWGQDGPMAQDVGHDLNYIGLTGALHAIGRKDGPPPPPLNLVGDFGGGSMLLVIGVLAALWERSRSGAGQVVDAAMVDGTALLSQMTLALRGMGAWSDERSANLLDGAAPYYDTYICADGRYVAVGALEPHFYAALLAGLGLDPAGLPVQDDPAGWPVLRARLTERFASRTRDEWAAHFAGTDACVTPVLTFAEAGAHPHIAARGTLVEVDGVLQAAPAPRFSRTPSATPTPPGEPGADTASVLRDWGVNDATA; this comes from the coding sequence ATGTCTCCCCACCACGAAACCGGCCCGCTGGCCGGCCTGCGCGTCCTTGAACTCGCGGGGTTGGGGCCGGCCCCGCACGCCGCGATGGTGCTGGCCGACCTCGGCGCGGAGGTCGTCCGCGTCGAGCGGCCCGCCGGGCGCGGGCTGCGGATCGGGCCGCCGGGCGCCAAAGACGCCGTGCTGCGCGGCCGTCGTTCGGTGTTCGCCGACCTCAAGCAGCCCGAGGGCCGCGCACTCGTGCTCGCCCTCGCCGCCCGCGCCGACGTGCTGATCGAGGGCCTGCGGCCCGGTGTCGCCGAGCGCCTCGGCGTCGGCCCCGACAACTGCGCGAAGGAGAACCCCGCGCTGGTCTACGCCCGCATCACCGGCTGGGGCCAGGACGGCCCGATGGCTCAGGACGTCGGCCACGACCTGAACTACATCGGCCTCACCGGCGCCCTGCACGCGATCGGGCGCAAGGACGGCCCCCCGCCCCCGCCGCTCAACCTGGTCGGGGATTTCGGCGGCGGCTCGATGCTGCTGGTCATCGGCGTGCTGGCGGCGCTGTGGGAGCGCTCGCGCTCGGGCGCCGGGCAGGTCGTCGACGCCGCGATGGTCGACGGCACGGCGCTGCTGAGCCAGATGACGCTGGCGCTGCGCGGCATGGGCGCGTGGTCGGACGAGCGGAGCGCCAACCTCCTCGACGGCGCGGCGCCCTACTACGACACGTACATCTGTGCGGACGGCCGGTACGTCGCCGTCGGCGCTCTGGAGCCGCACTTCTACGCGGCGCTGCTCGCGGGCCTCGGGCTCGACCCGGCCGGGCTGCCCGTGCAGGACGACCCCGCCGGGTGGCCGGTGCTGCGGGCCCGCCTCACCGAGCGCTTCGCGTCGCGGACGCGCGACGAGTGGGCCGCCCACTTCGCCGGCACCGACGCGTGTGTGACCCCGGTCCTGACGTTCGCCGAGGCGGGCGCCCACCCGCACATCGCCGCGCGCGGCACGCTGGTCGAGGTCGACGGCGTGCTCCAGGCGGCACCCGCCCCCCGGTTCTCACGCACGCCCTCCGCGACTCCCACGCCCCCGGGCGAACCGGGCGCGGACACCGCGTCGGTGCTGCGCGACTGGGGGGTGAACGACGCGACGGCGTGA
- a CDS encoding ROK family transcriptional regulator produces MTAGDQGIPVETALHQARLRKRRGQLVPPQLQAQQRNWERIFGTVVRVDGPLAKDIAAITGLGSSAVSGVLQRMEDADLITRKPGTGGAKRVGRSAPVRVNSGRHYIAGIEIRRDGLTGLIVDLRGQPVGESQEFAFPVDGEPLDVDTLVDGVRDLVDDLTAKLRAVRDDASAPLLGLGVELGGHIDGRSGEVVYSVNLQWGDKWALPRVPLRRLLRAATRLHTVVDNDANALGTAQRWFGAARNDESFLMVLVSHDGVGSSEFRDGEPHRGATGKAGELGHIIVAPGDEKCRCGKRGCVEAVATAAAILKSLGVAVPSDPQELAARLAEARARAADGDRQAKKAFADAGTLLGRGLATMLTCVDPAKVFVTGPAVTASDSDPGRLVLFNDDYHAAVTRAVDEYTAFTAPEPGFIRLIRDDERWDGPRGAATMVIRDLIAGAVEVASHA; encoded by the coding sequence ATGACCGCCGGCGACCAGGGGATTCCCGTCGAGACCGCGCTGCACCAAGCCCGCCTGCGCAAGCGGCGTGGCCAGCTCGTCCCCCCGCAACTCCAGGCCCAGCAACGCAATTGGGAGCGCATCTTCGGCACGGTCGTCCGCGTGGACGGCCCGCTCGCGAAGGACATCGCCGCGATCACCGGCCTCGGCAGCAGCGCGGTCTCCGGCGTCCTGCAGCGCATGGAGGACGCCGACCTCATCACCCGCAAGCCGGGTACGGGCGGTGCCAAACGCGTCGGCCGGTCCGCGCCGGTGCGCGTCAACAGCGGGCGCCACTACATCGCGGGCATCGAGATCCGCCGCGACGGGCTCACCGGCCTGATCGTCGACCTGCGCGGCCAACCCGTCGGCGAATCCCAGGAGTTCGCGTTCCCCGTCGACGGGGAGCCGCTGGACGTCGACACGCTCGTCGACGGCGTACGCGACCTCGTCGACGACCTGACCGCCAAACTCCGCGCGGTCCGCGACGACGCGAGCGCGCCCCTGCTGGGCCTCGGCGTCGAACTCGGCGGGCACATCGACGGCCGCAGCGGCGAGGTCGTCTACTCCGTCAACCTGCAATGGGGAGACAAGTGGGCGCTGCCGCGCGTCCCCCTGCGCCGCCTGCTGCGTGCGGCGACGCGCCTGCACACCGTGGTCGACAACGACGCCAACGCGCTCGGCACCGCCCAGCGCTGGTTCGGGGCCGCGCGCAACGACGAGTCGTTCCTGATGGTGCTCGTGAGCCACGACGGCGTCGGCTCGTCCGAGTTCCGCGACGGCGAGCCGCACCGGGGCGCGACCGGGAAGGCCGGCGAACTCGGCCACATCATCGTCGCGCCCGGGGACGAGAAGTGCCGCTGCGGCAAACGGGGTTGCGTCGAGGCGGTGGCCACGGCCGCGGCGATCCTCAAGTCACTCGGGGTCGCCGTGCCGAGTGACCCGCAGGAACTGGCGGCGCGACTCGCCGAGGCACGCGCCCGGGCCGCGGACGGCGACCGCCAGGCCAAGAAGGCGTTCGCCGACGCGGGCACGCTCCTCGGGCGCGGACTCGCGACGATGCTGACCTGCGTCGATCCGGCGAAGGTCTTCGTCACCGGCCCGGCGGTCACCGCGTCCGACAGCGACCCGGGCCGGCTGGTGCTGTTCAACGACGACTACCACGCGGCCGTGACGCGGGCGGTCGACGAGTACACCGCGTTCACCGCCCCCGAGCCCGGCTTCATCCGGCTCATCCGCGACGACGAACGCTGGGACGGCCCGCGCGGCGCGGCGACCATGGTCATCCGCGATCTCATCGCGGGCGCGGTGGAGGTGGCATCCCATGCCTGA
- a CDS encoding helix-turn-helix domain-containing protein, whose protein sequence is MDDFGGVLAAVGPRLRDLRRKRGITLASLSEATGISESTLSRLESGGRKPNLELLLPLARAYGVPLDELVGAPHTGDPRVHLRPVTHGGVTHIPLSRRAGGLQAHKMVIQPGARDPEPKTHEGYEWVYVLDGRLRLILGDRTLVMTPGEVAEFDTHVPHWLGAADDRPVEILAIFGPQGERAHLRARPR, encoded by the coding sequence ATGGACGACTTCGGCGGCGTGCTGGCCGCGGTCGGACCCCGGCTGCGCGATCTGCGGCGCAAACGCGGCATCACCCTGGCCTCGCTCTCCGAGGCCACCGGCATCTCGGAGAGCACGCTCTCACGCCTGGAGAGCGGCGGACGCAAGCCCAACCTGGAGCTGCTGCTGCCGCTCGCCCGGGCGTACGGCGTGCCCCTGGACGAACTCGTGGGTGCCCCGCACACGGGCGATCCGCGCGTACACCTGCGGCCGGTCACGCACGGCGGCGTCACCCACATCCCGCTCTCCCGCCGCGCGGGCGGCCTGCAGGCGCACAAGATGGTCATCCAGCCGGGCGCCCGCGACCCCGAGCCCAAGACCCACGAGGGCTACGAGTGGGTGTACGTCCTCGACGGGCGCCTGCGCCTGATCCTGGGCGACCGGACGCTGGTGATGACGCCCGGCGAGGTCGCCGAATTCGACACGCACGTCCCGCACTGGCTCGGCGCCGCCGACGACCGCCCCGTGGAGATCCTGGCCATCTTCGGCCCCCAGGGCGAGCGCGCCCATCTGCGGGCCCGACCGCGCTGA
- a CDS encoding cytochrome P450, whose product MTDVDSVDFFTDNELLRDPYPYFAALRGECPLRREKHHDVVMVTGYEEAVTIYNDTERFSSCNSVTGPFPGFPVPLEGDDISELIAAHRDELPLSDQLPTFDPPVHADHRALLARMITPKRLAENEEFMWRLADRQYDEVLRDGRVEFNGEFAQAFAMLVIADLLGVPEEDHAEFRNALLSGSMIGSSDGGSMEHSPLDYLYGKFSEYISDRRETPRGDVLSGIAAATFPDGTVPEVMDAVRVAANLFAAGQETTVRLLSSAVMILAEDPELQARVRADRSLIPGLVEETLRYESPVRGDFRLAKVPVTVGGVELAAGTTVMLVNAALNRDPRKFEDPDTFDIERKNARAHVAFGRGVHACPGAPLARAEAVVSLNRLLDRTSEIWIDEDKHGPAGNRDYRYIPTFILRGLTRLFIRFTPAETAE is encoded by the coding sequence ATGACCGACGTCGATTCCGTCGACTTCTTCACGGACAACGAGCTCCTGCGGGACCCGTACCCCTACTTCGCGGCGTTGCGCGGTGAGTGTCCGCTGCGCCGGGAGAAGCACCACGACGTGGTGATGGTGACGGGTTACGAGGAAGCCGTCACGATCTACAACGACACCGAGCGGTTCTCGTCGTGCAATTCCGTCACCGGCCCTTTTCCGGGCTTCCCTGTTCCGCTCGAAGGGGACGACATCTCGGAGCTGATCGCGGCGCACCGCGACGAGTTGCCGCTGAGCGACCAGCTCCCGACGTTCGACCCGCCGGTACACGCCGACCACCGGGCGCTGCTGGCGCGCATGATCACCCCGAAGCGGCTGGCGGAGAACGAGGAGTTCATGTGGCGCCTCGCCGACCGGCAGTACGACGAGGTGCTGCGTGACGGACGCGTCGAGTTCAACGGCGAGTTCGCGCAGGCGTTCGCGATGCTGGTGATCGCCGACCTGCTGGGGGTGCCGGAGGAGGACCACGCGGAGTTCCGCAACGCGCTGCTGAGCGGGTCGATGATCGGCAGCAGCGACGGCGGTTCGATGGAGCACTCGCCGCTGGACTACCTCTACGGCAAGTTCAGCGAGTACATCTCCGACCGCCGCGAGACCCCCCGCGGCGACGTCCTGAGCGGTATCGCCGCCGCGACGTTCCCCGACGGGACCGTGCCCGAGGTCATGGACGCGGTGCGCGTCGCGGCGAACCTGTTCGCGGCCGGGCAGGAGACGACCGTGCGCCTGCTGAGCAGCGCGGTGATGATCCTCGCCGAGGACCCCGAGCTCCAGGCCCGCGTGCGCGCCGACCGCAGCCTGATCCCGGGCCTGGTCGAGGAGACGCTGCGGTACGAGAGCCCCGTGCGCGGCGACTTCCGGCTGGCCAAGGTCCCGGTCACCGTCGGCGGTGTCGAACTGGCGGCGGGTACGACCGTGATGCTGGTCAACGCGGCCCTCAACCGCGACCCGCGCAAGTTCGAGGACCCGGACACGTTCGACATCGAGCGCAAGAACGCGCGGGCGCACGTCGCGTTCGGCCGCGGCGTGCACGCGTGCCCCGGCGCGCCGCTCGCCCGCGCCGAGGCGGTGGTCAGCCTGAACCGCCTGCTCGACCGCACGTCCGAGATCTGGATCGACGAGGACAAGCACGGCCCGGCCGGGAACCGCGACTACCGCTACATCCCGACCTTCATCCTCCGCGGGCTCACCCGCCTGTTCATCCGCTTCACCCCGGCCGAGACGGCCGAGTAA
- a CDS encoding FAD-dependent monooxygenase → MRGGSVAIVGGSIGGCAAAMAAVRAGAERVEVFERSGNRLEEWGMGLAVNQGRYEELAAADYLDDDIPFVRFHRRRWIVRDGDAPAGRELGVQGFDFRGYTWSVLWRELRRRVSGAAVYHPGTAVRAVASRDDAAEVTFQDGSSRSFDLVVGGDGYRSTVRDAVFPDSRPTYARYVAWRGTLPASELPDGLDWDPSDAITVLFPQGHAVLYRIPSADGGTTANWLVYGAPPAETEITPDAPTSLPPGRTTDRLIDYLGDLVERHLPPLWAEIVRRSRDRVYVQPIYDFVSPRYVSGRLALLGDAATVARPHTGAGAVKALQDASALEAALRETATWDEALHRYDRERRDVGLAMVDLGRRLGLAQVEQVPDWSDMDDRALRVWWAELVEKSGGFGGFSLNSQPVAAGSDRG, encoded by the coding sequence ATGCGGGGTGGTTCGGTTGCGATCGTGGGCGGGAGCATCGGCGGGTGCGCGGCGGCAATGGCCGCGGTGCGAGCCGGCGCCGAACGGGTGGAGGTCTTCGAGCGGTCGGGGAACCGCTTGGAGGAATGGGGCATGGGGCTGGCGGTCAACCAGGGGCGGTACGAGGAACTCGCCGCCGCGGACTACCTCGACGACGACATACCGTTCGTCCGCTTCCATCGGCGCCGCTGGATCGTGCGCGACGGCGACGCCCCGGCGGGACGCGAACTGGGCGTCCAGGGCTTCGATTTCCGCGGCTACACGTGGAGCGTCCTGTGGCGGGAACTGCGCCGCCGGGTCTCCGGCGCGGCGGTCTACCACCCGGGCACGGCGGTCCGCGCGGTCGCGTCCCGGGACGACGCCGCCGAGGTGACCTTTCAGGACGGCTCGTCGCGGTCCTTCGACCTGGTAGTGGGCGGCGACGGCTACCGCTCGACGGTCCGGGACGCGGTCTTCCCCGACAGCCGACCGACATACGCCCGGTATGTGGCATGGCGCGGCACCCTGCCGGCGTCCGAACTGCCGGACGGCCTGGACTGGGATCCGTCCGACGCCATCACGGTGCTCTTCCCGCAGGGGCACGCCGTGCTCTACCGCATACCCTCGGCGGACGGCGGCACCACCGCGAACTGGCTCGTGTACGGTGCCCCGCCCGCCGAGACCGAGATCACGCCCGACGCCCCGACGAGCCTGCCGCCGGGCCGCACGACCGACCGGCTCATCGACTACCTCGGCGACCTGGTCGAGCGCCACCTCCCGCCGCTGTGGGCCGAGATCGTGCGCCGCAGCCGTGACCGCGTCTATGTGCAGCCCATCTACGACTTCGTCTCGCCCCGCTACGTCTCGGGCCGGCTCGCCCTGCTCGGCGACGCGGCCACCGTCGCGCGCCCGCACACCGGCGCCGGCGCGGTCAAGGCCCTCCAGGACGCCAGCGCGCTGGAGGCCGCGCTCCGCGAAACCGCCACCTGGGACGAGGCGTTGCACCGCTACGACAGGGAACGCCGCGACGTCGGCCTGGCGATGGTCGACCTCGGGCGCCGCCTCGGCCTCGCCCAGGTCGAGCAGGTGCCGGACTGGTCCGACATGGACGACCGCGCGCTGCGCGTCTGGTGGGCCGAACTCGTCGAGAAGTCGGGCGGATTCGGCGGATTCAGCCTGAACTCCCAGCCCGTGGCGGCGGGATCCGACCGCGGCTGA
- a CDS encoding TetR/AcrR family transcriptional regulator: MPSMRRTARQTDLLKRLVALFAAEGFASFTLDELTERLSCSKTTLYQLAGSKQDLVREAVKHYFRDATAAVEKRVADTSAPAERVVAYLDAVAEQLRPLSRTFLDDMARFEPAREVYQANTYFAADRIRELIAEGVAAGAFRDVHAAFVGEVAAATMQEIQRGEIAKRTGLTDAEAYAELASLIVHAVSM, encoded by the coding sequence ATGCCCTCCATGCGCCGCACCGCCCGCCAGACCGACCTGTTGAAACGGCTGGTCGCGTTGTTCGCGGCCGAGGGGTTCGCGTCGTTCACGCTCGACGAGCTGACCGAGCGCCTGTCGTGCTCGAAGACGACGCTGTACCAACTCGCGGGCAGCAAGCAAGATTTGGTACGCGAGGCGGTCAAACACTACTTCCGCGACGCCACCGCGGCCGTCGAGAAGCGCGTGGCGGACACGTCGGCGCCCGCCGAGCGCGTCGTGGCGTACCTGGACGCGGTCGCGGAGCAACTGAGGCCGCTGTCACGGACATTCCTCGACGACATGGCCCGCTTCGAGCCGGCCCGCGAGGTCTACCAGGCGAACACCTACTTCGCCGCCGACCGCATCCGCGAGCTGATCGCGGAGGGCGTCGCCGCCGGGGCGTTCCGCGACGTGCACGCGGCGTTCGTGGGCGAGGTCGCCGCCGCGACGATGCAGGAGATCCAACGCGGCGAAATCGCCAAACGCACCGGCCTGACCGACGCGGAGGCCTACGCCGAACTGGCCTCACTCATCGTGCACGCGGTGTCGATGTAG
- a CDS encoding SAM-dependent methyltransferase: MSTHHHDHAAAPGTPLEFWENLYDGPERRWRGTPNPRLVETAEALTPGRALDLGCGEGGDAVWLARRGWRVTAVDLSANALARTARYLAEAGVADRVELARHDLAETFPDGVFDLVSAQYFQSPFELPRAEVLRKAAHALVPGGLLLVVEHGSAGPWSSHGRDMRFPTPEEIRDDLALDPAEWPVVRLDLSEREAIGPNGETGTVLDTVVAVRRRS; this comes from the coding sequence ATGAGCACGCACCACCACGACCACGCCGCCGCCCCGGGAACGCCCCTGGAGTTCTGGGAGAACCTGTACGACGGCCCGGAGCGGCGGTGGCGGGGAACCCCGAACCCGAGGCTCGTCGAGACCGCCGAGGCGCTCACCCCCGGCCGGGCCCTGGACCTCGGGTGCGGGGAAGGTGGCGACGCGGTCTGGCTGGCCCGGCGCGGGTGGCGGGTCACCGCGGTCGACCTCTCCGCCAACGCCCTTGCACGCACCGCGCGTTACCTGGCCGAGGCCGGAGTGGCCGACCGGGTCGAGCTGGCCCGGCACGACCTGGCCGAGACGTTCCCCGACGGCGTGTTCGACCTCGTCTCCGCGCAGTACTTCCAGTCGCCCTTCGAGCTGCCGCGCGCCGAGGTGCTGCGCAAGGCCGCCCACGCCCTCGTCCCCGGCGGGCTGCTGCTCGTCGTCGAGCACGGTTCGGCCGGCCCGTGGTCCTCGCATGGCCGTGACATGCGCTTCCCGACGCCCGAGGAGATCCGCGACGATCTCGCGCTCGACCCCGCCGAGTGGCCCGTCGTCCGGCTCGACTTGTCGGAGCGCGAGGCCATCGGCCCGAACGGTGAGACGGGGACGGTGCTCGACACCGTCGTGGCGGTGCGCAGGCGGTCCTGA
- a CDS encoding alpha/beta fold hydrolase, which produces MRILSTENIIPAVHALPGPDDGAEAVESALLVHATGFHGRMWGPLARHLPGVDCHGIDLRGHGDTPAPDGYGFPWSAFAQDVLTAVDALPPRATKPIGIGHSLGGASLILAEAARPGTFGALWLYEPAGLPPADGDEPPGEVPPRVMIEGTRRRRAVFADRAEALANYSAKPPMNAFARDVLAAYVEHGFADEGDHVSLKCRPDNEAQVYLSLVDANVYDAMPAVKCPVLIVRGSGPEADWLVDIIGRFPQGEDEFHPEHGHFGPFTHPETFAGSVAAWLRRGGGDA; this is translated from the coding sequence ATGCGCATTCTCTCCACGGAGAACATCATTCCCGCCGTTCACGCCCTGCCGGGCCCCGACGACGGCGCCGAAGCGGTCGAATCCGCTCTCCTCGTGCACGCCACCGGCTTCCACGGCCGGATGTGGGGGCCCCTGGCCCGGCACCTGCCCGGTGTCGACTGCCACGGGATCGACCTGCGCGGGCACGGCGACACACCGGCTCCGGACGGCTACGGGTTCCCGTGGTCGGCGTTCGCCCAGGACGTGTTGACCGCCGTGGACGCGCTGCCCCCGCGCGCGACCAAGCCCATCGGCATCGGGCACTCGCTCGGCGGCGCGTCGCTGATCCTCGCGGAGGCCGCGCGCCCGGGGACATTCGGGGCACTGTGGCTGTACGAGCCCGCCGGACTGCCGCCCGCCGACGGCGACGAGCCCCCCGGCGAGGTGCCGCCGCGCGTGATGATCGAGGGAACGCGCCGCCGCCGCGCGGTCTTCGCCGACCGCGCCGAGGCACTGGCGAACTACTCCGCCAAGCCGCCCATGAACGCGTTCGCCCGCGACGTGTTGGCGGCGTACGTCGAACACGGCTTCGCCGACGAGGGCGACCACGTGAGCCTCAAGTGCCGGCCGGACAACGAGGCGCAGGTGTACCTGTCGCTGGTCGACGCCAACGTCTACGACGCGATGCCCGCCGTCAAATGCCCCGTGCTGATCGTGCGCGGCAGCGGCCCCGAGGCCGACTGGCTCGTCGACATCATCGGCCGGTTCCCCCAGGGCGAGGACGAATTCCACCCCGAGCACGGCCACTTCGGCCCCTTCACCCACCCCGAGACCTTCGCCGGCTCGGTCGCCGCGTGGCTGCGCCGCGGCGGTGGGGACGCCTGA